A window of the Kosakonia radicincitans DSM 16656 genome harbors these coding sequences:
- the pilO2 gene encoding type 4b pilus protein PilO2, giving the protein MSLQKKTTRRTGIRLTHHRRDWMAGLHWAPQHSALRVRLRGRASPDTHCVTAGRGSASMAGVVSPGRVRHRLYALAVAFQLSEGGNAWGIYRLSRDEDLWVFFAASGGQLSVMGDVTGTRAFIESAAQNFLRFNDADAPGLRCAATAEDGRDATTLTDRLSGAQLRRCRLRKRLAPMSLILPAVVLTLATAAGVYWHDTVQQQADQDAAMEAFRSRVAPKHDKPALPARAPHPWASQPPVSVLLSNCWLTREPVFASVAGWRFTDGECVPEGLRLRFVATPGSTVEDFSRRARELLGHAAVFNLQEGGKNGDVFIPFRKYLAGEYTDEALPGADAQLMRFISHLQRRNLDVKFTEVKPPAVAPGQEKNTPVQDWREFTFSVSSRLQPERLLQDFDAAGLRLTSVSITMSPQGQFGYTMKGSIYAQN; this is encoded by the coding sequence ATGTCATTACAGAAAAAAACAACACGCCGCACCGGTATTCGTCTCACGCACCACCGGCGCGACTGGATGGCCGGTCTTCACTGGGCGCCGCAGCACAGCGCACTCAGGGTTCGTCTGCGGGGCAGGGCCTCGCCGGACACCCACTGCGTGACGGCCGGCAGAGGCAGCGCTTCCATGGCGGGCGTTGTCTCCCCGGGACGCGTGCGTCACCGCCTTTATGCCCTTGCCGTGGCTTTTCAGCTGTCCGAAGGCGGTAATGCCTGGGGTATTTACCGTCTGAGCCGCGATGAAGACCTGTGGGTGTTCTTTGCAGCCAGTGGGGGGCAGCTTTCCGTGATGGGCGACGTGACCGGCACGCGGGCATTCATTGAGTCAGCCGCACAGAATTTTCTGCGCTTTAACGATGCCGATGCGCCGGGCCTGCGCTGTGCGGCCACGGCTGAGGATGGCCGCGATGCCACCACGCTCACGGACAGGCTGAGTGGTGCACAGCTCAGGCGCTGCCGCCTGCGAAAACGCCTGGCACCGATGTCGCTCATCCTGCCGGCTGTTGTGCTCACCCTGGCGACGGCTGCCGGCGTTTACTGGCACGACACCGTGCAGCAGCAGGCAGACCAGGATGCTGCGATGGAGGCGTTTCGCTCCCGTGTGGCGCCGAAACACGATAAACCAGCACTCCCGGCCCGTGCACCGCACCCGTGGGCCTCACAGCCTCCGGTGTCAGTGCTGCTCAGCAACTGCTGGCTGACGCGGGAGCCAGTTTTTGCCTCGGTGGCCGGCTGGCGTTTTACCGACGGTGAGTGTGTGCCGGAAGGACTGCGGCTGCGCTTTGTCGCCACCCCCGGCTCAACAGTGGAAGACTTCTCCCGCCGCGCCCGTGAACTGCTGGGGCATGCGGCCGTTTTTAACCTGCAGGAAGGCGGGAAAAATGGTGATGTTTTCATTCCCTTCCGTAAATACCTCGCAGGCGAGTACACCGATGAAGCGCTGCCGGGTGCCGATGCGCAACTGATGCGGTTTATCTCTCACCTGCAGCGCCGCAACCTGGACGTGAAATTCACGGAGGTGAAGCCGCCTGCCGTCGCGCCGGGTCAGGAAAAAAACACGCCCGTCCAGGACTGGCGGGAATTCACCTTCTCCGTCAGCTCGCGTCTGCAGCCTGAGCGCCTGCTGCAGGATTTTGATGCCGCCGGGCTTCGCCTGACCAGCGTGTCCATCACCATGAGCCCGCAGGGGCAGTTCGGATACACCATGAAGGGGAGCATTTATGCGCAGAATTAA
- a CDS encoding prepilin peptidase, which translates to MTLLTLSMPWPTLGILFPLSLGLFNVMAILVRINLVISGHRNGGSSPVRPAIVWLYAAAVSVMLLAPAPAMLRLLSFFLSLFLFRMTLTDALTGLLPREMTVSCLTAGLTAALLHPGFTEHLLSAVIAMLIFGGWRYGSTKIQGRECLGLGDVWLAGAIAAWLGGASGLYALLTGVMFFVLWQLTVRRIREGGPMGPWLCAGAMSVTLLKLYQPLITW; encoded by the coding sequence GTGACGCTGCTGACGCTGAGTATGCCGTGGCCAACGCTTGGCATCCTTTTTCCCCTTAGTCTCGGTTTGTTTAATGTTATGGCAATCCTCGTCCGTATTAACCTGGTGATATCGGGGCACCGGAACGGGGGCAGTTCTCCTGTGCGTCCGGCGATAGTCTGGCTGTATGCCGCTGCTGTCAGTGTCATGCTGCTGGCGCCTGCACCGGCGATGCTCCGCCTTCTGTCCTTTTTCCTCAGCCTGTTTCTTTTCAGAATGACGCTGACCGATGCGCTGACGGGACTGCTCCCCCGCGAAATGACGGTGAGCTGCCTGACTGCGGGGCTTACTGCCGCACTTCTGCACCCGGGGTTTACGGAACATCTCCTTTCTGCGGTCATCGCGATGTTGATATTCGGCGGCTGGCGATATGGCTCAACGAAGATTCAGGGGCGCGAGTGTCTGGGGCTTGGCGATGTGTGGCTGGCCGGTGCCATTGCCGCATGGCTCGGTGGAGCCAGCGGGCTTTATGCCCTGCTGACCGGTGTGATGTTTTTTGTCCTGTGGCAGTTAACGGTGCGTCGCATCCGCGAGGGCGGGCCGATGGGCCCCTGGCTGTGTGCCGGTGCGATGTCAGTGACACTGCTTAAACTTTATCAGCCGCTTATTACATGGTGA
- the pilP gene encoding type IV pilus biogenesis protein PilP: MRRINPARTGLLLSVLLSGPALSATTADALPPNVTLGELEAAQARNLILEQKVQTARLEQQLRESQSGQSTDRNYLATSLQPSAPLMTQPVPSQTAATSGTEKRAGSVRLQEIYGRGTQLRARIVLPDGGVTEVAKGDQIPGTAKRVTEVTSTLVRLSDNSELSF, encoded by the coding sequence ATGCGCAGAATTAATCCCGCCCGGACGGGGCTGCTGCTGTCCGTTCTGCTCAGCGGGCCCGCGCTGTCAGCCACCACCGCCGATGCGCTGCCACCGAACGTCACCCTCGGGGAACTGGAAGCCGCACAGGCCAGAAACCTGATTCTGGAGCAGAAAGTCCAGACCGCCCGTCTGGAACAGCAGCTGCGCGAAAGCCAGTCCGGGCAGAGTACCGACCGTAATTATCTGGCGACATCCCTGCAACCGTCAGCCCCGCTCATGACGCAACCCGTCCCGTCACAAACGGCCGCGACGTCTGGCACGGAGAAGCGTGCCGGCAGTGTGCGCCTGCAGGAGATTTACGGTCGCGGCACACAGCTGCGCGCCCGCATTGTGCTGCCGGACGGGGGCGTCACCGAGGTGGCGAAAGGTGACCAGATCCCCGGCACTGCTAAACGGGTCACGGAGGTCACGTCCACGCTCGTGCGCCTCAGTGACAATTCTGAACTTTCCTTCTGA
- a CDS encoding type 4 pilus major pilin: MSSQTSHYHQRQPDRGWGILEHGSIALFTVIVICIVGALVWGLSGKKSVAVETSNIQTVVTNAQQLKQTQGGYNFTSGTTMTGTLIQQGGAPKAGWTIQGTASSGTGTMWNSYGGQVVMAPVASNGFNNGFSVTTQKVPQADCISIATQLGSGGAFSAISINSTDYSDGLVSAEDAGKACTADTGMTGNNTLVFTHNG; this comes from the coding sequence ATGTCATCTCAGACATCACATTATCACCAGCGCCAGCCAGACCGGGGCTGGGGTATCCTTGAGCACGGCAGCATTGCCCTGTTTACGGTTATCGTCATCTGCATTGTCGGGGCGCTTGTCTGGGGTCTCTCTGGCAAAAAGTCTGTTGCGGTGGAAACCTCAAATATCCAGACCGTTGTGACCAATGCCCAGCAGCTCAAGCAGACCCAGGGCGGGTATAACTTTACCAGCGGCACCACCATGACCGGCACGCTGATTCAGCAGGGAGGTGCGCCAAAAGCTGGCTGGACGATTCAGGGGACGGCCAGTTCCGGCACGGGGACGATGTGGAACAGCTACGGTGGACAGGTTGTCATGGCACCGGTGGCATCAAATGGATTCAATAATGGTTTCTCCGTCACCACGCAGAAAGTACCGCAGGCCGACTGTATCTCCATTGCCACCCAGCTCGGCTCCGGTGGCGCGTTCAGCGCCATCAGCATCAACAGCACCGATTACAGCGACGGTCTGGTCAGCGCCGAAGATGCCGGCAAAGCCTGTACCGCTGACACCGGTATGACGGGTAACAACACCCTGGTCTTCACGCACAACGGCTGA
- a CDS encoding site-specific integrase: protein MAVRNRIKKMPLAKALDKYFSAVSVHKRGHLQEFYRINVIKRSALSLKCMDEITSVDIADYRDMRLNTVSDRTGRTVSPNTVRLELALLSALYNLARIEWGTCSHNPVEHVRKPAASPGRTRRLTSTEERRIARALRQKNPQLLAIFHLALETAMRQGEILSLRWEYVDLHLGIAHLPLTKNGTARDVPLSWKARQVLKEFAGPVTGPVFDYTSNGFKSAWRVLLAELEIHDLHFHDLRHEAVSRLFELGTLNVMEVAAISGHKSMNMLKRYTHLRASQLVSKLDARRRQAQKLATLFVPYPAEVSESGGLFRVQFSDLEHTAITAVNRDEALANAASHLLRIQALAARAGKRLPPPGEIGVREAHRVLINPFHKGGEAAGTDNGT, encoded by the coding sequence ATGGCGGTCAGGAATCGGATAAAAAAAATGCCACTGGCAAAAGCACTGGATAAATATTTCAGTGCGGTCTCTGTCCACAAACGTGGTCATCTTCAGGAGTTTTACCGCATCAACGTTATCAAACGTTCAGCGCTGTCACTGAAGTGCATGGATGAGATTACCTCCGTGGATATCGCTGATTACCGTGATATGAGGCTGAATACGGTGAGCGACCGTACAGGACGTACTGTGAGTCCCAATACGGTCAGGCTTGAACTGGCCTTACTTTCGGCGCTGTATAATCTTGCGCGTATCGAATGGGGAACCTGCTCACACAATCCCGTCGAACACGTTCGTAAACCTGCGGCGTCCCCCGGGCGTACGCGCCGGCTGACCTCCACCGAAGAGCGTCGGATTGCGCGCGCCCTCCGCCAGAAAAATCCGCAGCTTCTCGCCATTTTTCATCTGGCGCTGGAAACAGCCATGCGTCAGGGAGAAATTCTGTCCCTGCGCTGGGAATATGTGGATCTTCATCTGGGCATTGCTCACCTGCCGCTCACGAAAAATGGCACCGCCCGTGATGTGCCTTTGTCATGGAAAGCACGACAGGTCCTGAAAGAGTTTGCGGGGCCGGTGACGGGGCCGGTTTTTGATTACACCTCAAATGGTTTTAAAAGCGCATGGCGGGTTCTTCTGGCTGAACTGGAGATACATGATCTCCATTTTCACGATCTGCGTCATGAAGCGGTCAGCCGCTTGTTCGAGCTCGGGACGCTGAATGTCATGGAGGTGGCGGCGATCTCAGGCCATAAGAGTATGAATATGCTGAAACGGTATACACACCTTCGGGCCTCTCAGCTGGTCAGCAAACTGGATGCCCGACGCCGTCAGGCACAGAAGCTGGCAACGTTATTTGTTCCCTATCCGGCAGAGGTTTCAGAATCCGGCGGCCTGTTCCGGGTGCAGTTCAGTGACCTGGAGCACACGGCTATTACCGCAGTAAATCGTGATGAAGCCCTGGCAAATGCAGCTTCACATCTTCTGCGAATTCAGGCTCTGGCAGCGCGAGCCGGTAAAAGGCTTC
- a CDS encoding type II secretion system F family protein: MSVKTRFSPERDLSLAEKLRYRLVRATFTGQYRQPFYETLRFLLENRKALEEALTMIGEVHTDFGRRWHPYYELVQDCLEGVKDNREGRSLKDVLAAWAPYEEAALISAGMETGNIPGALMQADKLIVARRRILGQVVFASVFPSALALLSAGLLLANNMALVPTLSKMSDPARWTGALGLMNGVAQWTDRWGVTAAGATVGGVILAFWSLPRWRGRLRRVADFLMPWSVYQDLQGAVFLMNIGALLGAGVQELKALQILNEFAPPWLQERIEAAMECMSEGDSLGMALRQSGYDFPSREAVNYLSLLDKGNSAGSLITNYADRWLEQALTRVARKANVTKLFSLVLIMSFFLLILLMVMQIQDMNTFNIH; this comes from the coding sequence ATGTCGGTTAAGACCCGTTTTTCGCCTGAGCGTGATTTGTCGCTGGCGGAAAAGCTTCGGTATCGCCTGGTCAGGGCAACGTTTACCGGACAGTATCGCCAGCCGTTTTACGAAACCCTGCGCTTTCTGCTGGAAAACCGCAAAGCACTGGAAGAGGCGCTGACCATGATTGGTGAGGTGCATACCGACTTTGGCCGGCGCTGGCACCCCTATTATGAACTGGTGCAGGACTGCCTTGAGGGTGTGAAAGACAACCGTGAGGGCCGCTCCCTGAAGGATGTGCTGGCTGCCTGGGCACCTTATGAAGAGGCGGCGCTTATCAGCGCCGGTATGGAAACAGGCAATATTCCCGGTGCGCTGATGCAGGCTGACAAGCTGATTGTCGCCCGCCGGCGCATCCTTGGTCAGGTGGTTTTTGCCTCGGTCTTTCCGTCAGCGCTGGCCCTGCTGAGCGCGGGGCTGCTGCTGGCCAACAACATGGCACTGGTGCCCACCCTGAGCAAAATGTCTGACCCTGCACGCTGGACCGGTGCACTCGGGCTGATGAACGGGGTGGCACAGTGGACCGACAGGTGGGGTGTGACCGCAGCAGGTGCCACAGTCGGGGGCGTCATTCTGGCGTTCTGGTCACTGCCGCGCTGGCGAGGCCGGCTGCGTCGTGTTGCCGATTTTCTGATGCCCTGGTCGGTTTACCAGGATCTACAGGGGGCGGTTTTCCTGATGAATATCGGGGCCCTGCTGGGGGCCGGCGTGCAGGAGCTTAAGGCGCTGCAGATCCTCAACGAGTTCGCTCCGCCCTGGCTGCAGGAGCGTATCGAAGCGGCAATGGAGTGTATGAGCGAGGGGGACTCGCTGGGCATGGCGCTGCGCCAGAGCGGTTACGACTTCCCCAGCCGCGAGGCGGTGAACTACCTCTCGCTGCTGGATAAGGGTAACAGCGCCGGGTCACTCATCACTAACTATGCCGACCGCTGGCTCGAACAGGCGCTGACACGCGTTGCCCGTAAAGCGAATGTCACCAAACTCTTTTCTCTCGTTCTGATTATGAGTTTCTTCTTACTCATCCTGCTGATGGTGATGCAGATTCAGGACATGAACACCTTCAACATACATTAA
- the pilV gene encoding shufflon system plasmid conjugative transfer pilus tip adhesin PilV has translation MNVTKTTDRGWAILSTGAALVILLLVSVWGYSLISDWMQRRTWMNTSAQVSRFTQAVKSYTGRYYDTLLASATTTAPVIVTPAMLKNTGFLEQGFSETTIDGQAYSAAVIRNATNTDQLQAIVYTQNGSALPFLALRQISMDISAGMGGYIWTSGIATGAMGSWTVPLAQFGVSSTQGHIATLLTTDELGVARGESDRLYRFSVTGKPDLNTMHTSIDMGGNDLNNTGTVNAVTGTFSGNVTAGGNMTANGTVTGQNVAAGTNVTAGNTITANNDIRSNNGWFITRDGKGWLDETHGGGFYMSDNDWVRVVNNKNIYTAGQVRGGSVRADGRLSTGEVLQLDGVNTAGATCSPNGLVSRDASGAILSCQSGVWTKQSNSMCLSNTFPGAIGITRCTVLSYVGGLLTGICADQNPQHDPFKTGRPYTWMAIDTPVQSNYVIPCD, from the coding sequence GTGAACGTAACAAAAACAACCGATCGTGGCTGGGCTATTCTCAGCACAGGTGCGGCTTTAGTGATCCTGCTGCTGGTCAGCGTATGGGGATATTCGCTTATCAGCGACTGGATGCAGAGACGGACCTGGATGAACACCTCCGCGCAGGTGTCCCGCTTCACGCAGGCCGTAAAGAGTTATACCGGGCGTTATTACGATACGCTGCTCGCCAGTGCCACCACCACCGCGCCGGTCATTGTGACCCCCGCCATGCTGAAAAATACCGGTTTTCTGGAGCAGGGCTTCAGTGAGACCACCATTGACGGTCAGGCTTATTCCGCTGCGGTGATACGCAATGCCACCAACACCGACCAGCTGCAGGCGATTGTCTACACGCAGAACGGCTCTGCGCTGCCGTTTCTCGCGCTGCGTCAGATATCAATGGATATCTCTGCCGGCATGGGGGGCTACATCTGGACGTCAGGTATAGCCACCGGCGCAATGGGGAGCTGGACTGTTCCTCTCGCACAGTTTGGTGTCAGCAGCACGCAGGGGCATATTGCCACACTGCTGACTACGGATGAGCTGGGGGTGGCTCGCGGTGAAAGTGACCGGCTTTACCGTTTTTCGGTCACCGGTAAGCCCGATCTCAACACTATGCATACCAGCATCGATATGGGCGGCAACGACCTCAACAATACCGGAACCGTCAATGCCGTAACGGGGACGTTCAGCGGCAACGTGACCGCCGGTGGCAATATGACGGCAAACGGCACGGTAACGGGACAGAACGTCGCAGCCGGGACAAATGTCACTGCCGGCAATACCATTACAGCCAATAACGATATCCGTTCGAATAATGGCTGGTTCATTACGCGGGACGGGAAAGGCTGGCTGGATGAAACACATGGCGGTGGTTTTTATATGTCCGATAATGACTGGGTTCGGGTTGTTAATAACAAGAATATTTACACCGCCGGTCAGGTTCGCGGTGGTAGCGTACGGGCAGATGGTCGCCTGTCCACCGGTGAGGTTCTGCAGCTCGATGGGGTGAACACAGCGGGCGCAACGTGTTCACCAAACGGGCTTGTAAGCCGTGATGCGTCTGGCGCAATACTTTCCTGTCAATCCGGTGTGTGGACCAAACAGTCAAATTCTATGTGTTTATCGAATACATTTCCGGGTGCTATAGGCATTACGCGCTGTACTGTCCTTTCGTATGTTGGGGGACTACTTACTGGAATTTGCGCGGACCAAAATCCTCAGCATGATCCATTTAAAACTGGCCGACCATATACCTGGATGGCCATAGATACACCTGTCCAGTCTAACTATGTAATTCCGTGCGATTAG
- a CDS encoding PilN family type IVB pilus formation outer membrane protein produces the protein MPRLPFCLTALVAALALSSCSLNEISKMDKEASGQADTAQRVLQSRQTLTQPTVVWSDKPWVNLQPVTPVISTPDEKNLPACQITINRPEGISLPELGQRITALCGIRVSITPDAFAALSSISTGSVVTSQMNGQLPAPDDNGRVPLSQMGTTSAQPVSVQSSPSLIRGLKYQGDIRGLLDMAASGLGLSWRSDSSGVYFYQQDTRTFQLVILNTKVNSSASINSGSGNQLGSGGGTSGGTTGDISSNQKTDYGMNSDLYDDIKKTVEQMVTPKSGRFWLSSATGTLSVTDTPDVLNRIGRYIEYQNKVLSRQVQLNIQIVSVNQTRNEQMGLDWGLVYKSLQNVGASLTGSMANASSSAASAGISILDTASGNAAKFSGSSLLIHALSEQGNVSMALNQTDPTANLTPVAYQLSKSTGMLTSSSSTATANVGVTSTMTTTNVTTGLFMTMLPFIQENGDVQLQFAFSYTSPPDIKSFVSRDGNTRNDTADTSTEGLARKVNLRSGQTLVLTGSEQQNVSADKQGTFTPGNFILGGGQTGSRGRTTLVIMITPVLLR, from the coding sequence ATGCCGCGTTTACCTTTCTGCCTGACAGCGCTGGTCGCCGCGCTGGCGCTGTCATCATGTTCGCTGAATGAAATCAGCAAAATGGACAAGGAGGCCTCGGGGCAGGCCGATACCGCTCAGCGCGTACTGCAGAGTCGCCAGACCCTGACTCAGCCCACCGTTGTCTGGTCCGATAAACCCTGGGTGAACCTGCAGCCGGTCACGCCGGTCATCTCCACGCCGGATGAGAAGAACCTGCCCGCCTGCCAGATTACGATTAACCGGCCGGAGGGGATTTCGCTGCCGGAGCTGGGGCAGCGTATCACCGCGCTCTGCGGCATCCGCGTTTCCATCACGCCGGATGCCTTTGCCGCACTGAGCAGCATTTCCACCGGCAGCGTGGTGACGTCGCAGATGAACGGTCAGTTGCCGGCACCGGATGATAATGGCCGCGTACCTTTGTCACAGATGGGCACCACGTCTGCGCAGCCCGTCTCCGTTCAGTCATCACCTTCGCTTATCCGGGGCCTGAAATATCAGGGCGATATCCGCGGGCTGCTGGATATGGCAGCGAGTGGTCTGGGACTGTCATGGCGCAGCGACAGCAGCGGCGTGTATTTCTACCAGCAGGATACGCGTACCTTTCAGCTCGTCATCCTCAACACGAAGGTGAACAGCAGTGCCTCCATCAACTCCGGCTCCGGTAATCAGCTCGGCAGCGGTGGCGGTACATCCGGGGGGACAACCGGCGACATCAGCTCGAACCAGAAGACCGACTATGGCATGAACAGCGACCTGTACGATGACATCAAAAAAACGGTTGAGCAGATGGTGACGCCAAAATCCGGCCGCTTCTGGTTGTCGTCTGCCACCGGTACGCTCAGCGTAACGGATACACCCGATGTTCTGAATCGTATCGGTCGCTATATCGAATACCAGAACAAGGTTCTGAGCCGTCAGGTCCAGCTTAATATCCAGATTGTCAGCGTCAACCAGACGCGTAACGAGCAGATGGGACTGGACTGGGGACTGGTCTATAAATCGCTGCAGAACGTGGGTGCCAGCCTGACCGGCTCAATGGCGAACGCCTCCTCATCCGCCGCCAGCGCCGGTATCTCCATTCTTGATACGGCCAGCGGCAATGCCGCTAAATTCTCCGGCTCCAGCCTGCTCATTCATGCCCTGTCTGAGCAGGGCAACGTCAGCATGGCGCTGAACCAGACCGACCCGACCGCCAACCTTACGCCGGTGGCCTATCAGCTCTCGAAATCCACCGGGATGCTGACCAGCTCCAGCTCGACGGCCACCGCCAACGTGGGGGTGACGTCAACGATGACCACGACCAACGTCACCACCGGTCTGTTCATGACCATGCTGCCCTTCATTCAGGAAAACGGTGATGTGCAGCTGCAGTTTGCCTTCAGTTATACCAGCCCGCCGGATATCAAAAGTTTTGTCAGCCGGGACGGTAATACCCGCAATGATACCGCAGACACCTCTACCGAAGGGCTCGCCCGTAAGGTCAACCTGCGCTCGGGCCAGACGCTGGTCCTGACCGGTTCTGAACAGCAGAACGTCTCGGCGGATAAGCAGGGCACCTTTACGCCGGGCAACTTTATCCTGGGCGGCGGTCAGACCGGCTCGCGGGGCCGTACCACGCTCGTCATCATGATCACCCCTGTTCTGCTGAGGTAA
- a CDS encoding lytic transglycosylase domain-containing protein, producing the protein MLRLTVLLLFILLSPRAGAFCFDAAGAKYHIDPLLIQAIATGESSMRPGITNVNRDKKTGRALSTDYGLMQVNSSHIPALMAQGVIRSPQDLLTRPCLNVQIGTWILAKHFQVCGISWNCLGSYNAGFRQDRHETRESYANRIYAIYRRLLLKERGVRL; encoded by the coding sequence ATGCTGCGCCTGACAGTCCTCCTGCTGTTTATCCTGCTCAGCCCCCGCGCGGGGGCATTCTGCTTTGACGCAGCCGGGGCAAAGTACCACATCGATCCGCTGCTGATTCAAGCCATTGCCACCGGCGAAAGCAGTATGCGCCCGGGGATTACGAATGTTAATCGCGATAAAAAGACCGGGCGTGCGCTCAGCACTGATTACGGGCTGATGCAGGTCAACTCCTCGCACATCCCGGCGCTGATGGCTCAGGGGGTTATCCGCAGCCCGCAGGATCTGCTGACCCGTCCCTGTCTCAATGTGCAGATTGGCACCTGGATTCTGGCGAAACATTTTCAGGTATGCGGTATCAGCTGGAACTGTCTGGGTTCTTACAACGCCGGGTTTCGTCAGGATCGCCATGAAACGCGCGAATCCTACGCCAACCGGATTTATGCCATTTACCGGCGCCTTTTACTGAAAGAGCGGGGGGTAAGACTGTGA
- a CDS encoding GspE/PulE family protein, producing the protein MTPDKDIMDFVFAEQHPSGGVTLLIDGNRRKEPAIQRWVMDVTREYPTAKTEFVTLSELNRRREVAERQGLALSRSVSESDLNSRDISVSQDKVISYMKLGNEFSASDIHIEISADRKLSIVQLRIHGELEVVDEVKDVEGMTLASTSYLSMCDVREQSFFAGREQSGRIDAKFARRAGLYGARYEHRPTPDGLIVVMRLIPDDGDSIPGLPQLGFLPEQIKLIMQILRLPEGMVLLTGPTGSGKSATLRVFSDIWLKLTGGKKRLLTLENPPEGRIPGAIQTPVMPADNSPEAISRAWSNANASALRLDPDAILNGEMRDLYSLIAAIYASETGHALFSTLHTQSAIGALRRMEHFGVDRHLLADASLVTGLIGQRLVPLLCEKCRIPWQVKASELDGETRARLEKYCTVEGVCDTGKLFFRNHEGCSHCQKTVPLTGRIVSRGVTGRTAIAEVVRTDARLMQIWLSHGPAVARQYWVNQGGITRRMHLLRYLAEGRVDPLEGDLICPLDEDDIMQCEVPYVG; encoded by the coding sequence ATGACGCCCGATAAAGACATTATGGATTTTGTGTTTGCCGAACAGCATCCGTCCGGCGGCGTGACGCTGCTTATCGACGGTAACCGGCGAAAAGAACCGGCCATACAGCGCTGGGTGATGGATGTCACCCGCGAGTATCCGACGGCAAAGACCGAGTTTGTGACGCTGAGCGAGCTGAACCGCCGGCGCGAAGTGGCAGAGCGTCAGGGGCTGGCCCTGTCCCGGAGCGTCAGTGAAAGTGATCTGAACAGTCGCGATATCAGCGTATCGCAGGATAAGGTCATCAGTTATATGAAACTGGGAAACGAGTTCAGTGCGTCTGATATCCATATTGAAATCAGCGCCGACCGTAAGCTCAGCATCGTCCAGTTGCGCATTCACGGCGAGCTGGAAGTGGTGGATGAAGTGAAAGATGTGGAGGGGATGACACTGGCCTCCACCTCCTATCTTTCCATGTGCGACGTGCGCGAGCAGTCATTTTTTGCCGGCCGCGAGCAGTCAGGGCGCATCGATGCGAAGTTTGCCCGCCGTGCCGGTCTGTATGGCGCCCGCTATGAACACCGCCCCACGCCCGACGGGCTTATTGTGGTCATGCGACTCATTCCTGATGACGGCGATAGCATTCCCGGGCTGCCGCAGCTGGGTTTTCTGCCGGAGCAGATAAAGCTTATTATGCAGATCCTTCGACTGCCGGAAGGCATGGTGCTGCTGACCGGGCCTACCGGTTCCGGCAAAAGCGCCACGCTGCGTGTGTTCAGCGATATATGGCTGAAACTGACCGGGGGGAAAAAGCGCCTGCTGACGCTGGAAAACCCGCCGGAGGGACGTATTCCCGGCGCCATCCAGACCCCCGTCATGCCGGCTGACAACTCGCCGGAAGCCATCAGCCGCGCCTGGAGTAACGCCAATGCCTCCGCGCTGCGTCTCGATCCGGATGCCATCCTGAACGGCGAAATGCGTGACCTGTATTCCCTCATCGCCGCCATTTACGCCAGTGAAACCGGCCACGCGCTGTTCTCCACCCTGCACACCCAGAGCGCCATCGGCGCCCTGCGCCGTATGGAGCACTTCGGCGTTGACCGCCACCTTCTGGCGGATGCGTCACTGGTCACCGGCCTGATAGGCCAGCGTCTGGTGCCGCTGTTGTGTGAAAAATGCCGGATTCCCTGGCAGGTGAAAGCGTCTGAACTCGACGGCGAAACCCGCGCGCGCCTGGAAAAATACTGCACCGTGGAGGGGGTGTGCGACACCGGCAAGCTCTTCTTCCGTAATCACGAGGGCTGTTCTCACTGCCAGAAAACGGTGCCGCTGACCGGTCGCATCGTCAGTCGCGGCGTAACCGGTCGCACGGCCATTGCCGAGGTGGTCCGCACAGATGCCCGACTGATGCAGATCTGGTTGTCTCACGGCCCGGCCGTTGCCCGTCAGTACTGGGTAAACCAGGGGGGCATCACCCGACGTATGCATCTGCTGCGTTATCTCGCGGAGGGGCGCGTTGACCCGCTGGAAGGCGATCTTATCTGTCCGCTGGACGAAGACGACATCATGCAGTGTGAGGTGCCATATGTCGGTTAA